One genomic segment of Caldimonas brevitalea includes these proteins:
- the gloA gene encoding lactoylglutathione lyase, which translates to MSFTTETYPGVHASPPDATRGFVFNHTMLRVKDPAVALDFYTRVLGLRVLRKLDFPEMKFSLYFLARAEDTTAAPDDIGQRTAWTFAQRGVLEFTHNWGTEADPDFKYHDGNAQPQGFGHICFSVPDLDAAIRWFDDNGVTYVKRPEQGKMRDVAFIKDPDGYWIEIVEAARLTQLGRPEAGVSDRA; encoded by the coding sequence ATGAGCTTCACCACCGAAACCTATCCCGGCGTCCACGCCAGCCCGCCCGACGCCACCCGCGGCTTCGTCTTCAACCACACGATGCTGCGTGTGAAAGACCCGGCCGTCGCGCTCGACTTCTACACCCGCGTGCTCGGCCTGCGCGTGCTGCGCAAGCTCGACTTTCCGGAGATGAAGTTCTCGCTGTACTTCCTGGCCCGCGCGGAAGACACGACGGCCGCGCCCGACGACATCGGCCAGCGTACGGCCTGGACCTTCGCGCAGCGCGGCGTGCTCGAATTCACCCACAACTGGGGCACCGAGGCCGACCCGGACTTCAAGTACCACGACGGCAACGCCCAGCCGCAAGGTTTCGGCCACATCTGCTTTTCGGTGCCCGACCTCGATGCGGCGATCCGCTGGTTCGACGACAACGGTGTCACCTACGTCAAGCGGCCCGAGCAGGGCAAGATGCGCGACGTCGCCTTCATCAAGGACCCGGACGGCTATTGGATCGAGATCGTCGAAGCGGCCCGGCTGACGCAGCTGGGCCGGCCAGAGGCGGGGGTATCAGACCGGGCTTGA
- a CDS encoding MFS transporter, whose protein sequence is MLWVTWLTANVCMWMNDVAAAWLMTSLTTSPVMVALVQSASTLPVFLLGLPSGALADILDRRRYFIVTQFWVAAVALLVCVVVLSDGMSAPLLLALTFANGMGLAMRWPVFAALVPELVPRPQLPAALALNGVSMNASRIIGPLVAGAVIASFGSAYVFVLNAVLSVVCGFVIRRWQREQKPRALPGERFFGAMRVGVQHVRQSQRMHAVLLRISLFFLQASALQALLPLLAKRMDGGGAGTFTLLLAGLGVGAIAAALYLPRLRGLMTRDQLVQRGSLVQAAATVVVAFSPNVYLALPVMVIAGMAWISVANSLTVSAQLALPDWVRARGMSIYQMALMGSSAMGAALWGQVASLSDLRTALVGSALFGLVAVVAARRVTLEGVGEEDLTPSHSIKSPPTAEPVDPDAGPVLVTIEYRIDPAHAVEFRAVMEETRRARLRQGALSWELFRDTADPSRYIEYLLDESWVDHLRRFDRFTAADDALRARRLRFHIGDQPPLVTRCIAQPVDARRASPQES, encoded by the coding sequence ATGTTGTGGGTGACCTGGCTGACGGCCAACGTCTGCATGTGGATGAACGATGTCGCGGCCGCGTGGCTGATGACCTCGCTGACCACCTCGCCGGTGATGGTGGCGCTGGTGCAATCCGCCTCGACGCTGCCGGTGTTTCTGCTGGGCCTGCCGAGCGGCGCGCTGGCCGACATCCTCGACCGCCGGCGCTATTTCATCGTCACCCAGTTCTGGGTCGCCGCGGTGGCGCTGCTGGTCTGCGTGGTGGTGCTGTCGGACGGCATGAGCGCGCCGCTGCTGCTGGCGTTGACGTTTGCCAACGGCATGGGCCTGGCGATGCGCTGGCCGGTGTTCGCGGCCCTGGTGCCCGAGCTGGTGCCGAGGCCGCAGCTGCCCGCCGCGCTGGCGCTCAACGGCGTGTCCATGAATGCGTCGCGCATCATTGGGCCGCTGGTGGCCGGCGCCGTCATCGCCAGCTTCGGCAGCGCCTATGTGTTCGTGCTCAACGCGGTGCTGTCGGTGGTGTGCGGCTTCGTGATCCGCCGCTGGCAACGCGAGCAGAAGCCACGGGCCCTGCCCGGCGAGCGGTTCTTCGGCGCGATGCGGGTGGGTGTGCAGCATGTGCGGCAGTCGCAGCGCATGCACGCCGTGTTGCTGCGCATCTCGCTGTTCTTCCTGCAGGCGAGCGCCTTGCAGGCGCTGTTGCCGCTGCTGGCCAAACGTATGGACGGCGGCGGTGCGGGCACCTTCACCTTGCTGCTGGCAGGCCTGGGCGTCGGCGCCATCGCCGCGGCGCTCTATCTGCCGCGGTTGCGCGGCCTGATGACGCGCGACCAGCTGGTGCAGCGCGGCAGCCTGGTGCAGGCGGCGGCCACCGTGGTGGTGGCGTTCTCGCCCAATGTCTACCTGGCGTTGCCGGTCATGGTGATCGCCGGCATGGCGTGGATCTCGGTCGCCAACTCGCTGACCGTCTCGGCCCAGCTGGCCTTGCCCGATTGGGTGCGGGCGCGCGGCATGTCGATCTACCAGATGGCGCTGATGGGCAGCAGTGCGATGGGCGCGGCATTGTGGGGGCAGGTGGCCAGCCTGAGCGACTTGCGCACTGCGCTGGTCGGCTCGGCGCTGTTCGGCCTGGTGGCCGTGGTGGCGGCGCGCCGCGTCACGCTCGAGGGCGTGGGCGAAGAAGACCTGACGCCCAGCCACAGCATCAAGTCACCGCCCACCGCCGAGCCGGTGGACCCGGACGCGGGGCCGGTGCTGGTCACCATCGAGTACCGCATCGACCCGGCGCACGCGGTCGAGTTTCGCGCCGTGATGGAAGAAACCCGGCGCGCCCGGCTGCGCCAGGGCGCCTTGTCATGGGAGCTGTTCCGCGACACGGCGGACCCGAGCCGCTACATCGAATACCTGCTCGACGAGTCGTGGGTGGATCACCTGCGTCGCTTCGACCGTTTCACCGCCGCCGACGATGCCTTGCGCGCGCGCCGGCTGCGTTTTCATATCGGCGACCAACCGCCGCTGGTGACCCGCTGCATCGCGCAGCCGGTCGACGCCCGGCGGGCTTCGCCACAGGAGTCTTGA
- a CDS encoding metallophosphoesterase family protein, whose translation MKFIHAADLHVDSPMRGLDFYEGAPVDRLRGATRRALIALVDLALAERVDLVILAGDIFDDDWVDFHTGLFFREQLVRLRRHGVRVFIKKGNHDAASVVTKQLPAVEGVHVFSSRTAETVVLPELGVAVHGRSFPERAMPDDLVPDYPAPVPGMFNLGVLHTSLTGSPEHDPYAPTSVAALCAKGYDYWALGHIHLREVVREAQPRIVFPGNLQGRHARETGPKGCELVRVDDGVVSAEFVALDAVRWHHLAVPLDGLATLDELARAVLTAVRGAVEGVLDRLHAMRLTLQGRSALAELEAAQPGVLDAAVRAAMQEVSEADVWVEKVKLDLRSPIDRRGAADRGDAVGEVVRLTEWLAADPARLSDWVAQQLKELSSQLGAELAADDPARLGAEELQALLSDAEATVLAQLMDAGAGR comes from the coding sequence TTGAAGTTCATCCATGCCGCCGACCTGCACGTCGACAGCCCCATGCGGGGGCTCGATTTCTATGAGGGCGCGCCGGTCGACCGGCTACGCGGTGCGACGCGCCGGGCGTTGATCGCGCTGGTCGACCTGGCGCTGGCCGAACGGGTCGACCTGGTGATCCTGGCCGGCGACATCTTCGACGACGACTGGGTCGACTTCCACACCGGGCTGTTCTTTCGAGAACAGCTGGTGCGTCTGCGCCGGCACGGCGTGCGGGTCTTCATCAAGAAAGGCAACCACGACGCGGCCAGTGTCGTCACCAAGCAGCTGCCGGCGGTGGAGGGGGTGCATGTGTTTTCGTCACGCACGGCCGAGACCGTCGTGCTGCCGGAGCTGGGCGTGGCCGTGCACGGCCGCAGCTTCCCGGAACGTGCGATGCCCGACGACTTGGTGCCGGACTATCCGGCGCCCGTGCCGGGCATGTTCAACCTCGGCGTGCTGCACACCAGCCTGACCGGCTCGCCCGAGCACGACCCCTATGCGCCGACGTCGGTGGCGGCGCTGTGCGCCAAGGGCTACGACTACTGGGCCCTCGGGCACATCCACCTGCGCGAGGTGGTGCGCGAGGCCCAGCCCCGCATCGTCTTCCCCGGCAATCTGCAGGGGCGCCATGCGCGCGAGACCGGGCCCAAAGGCTGTGAGCTGGTGCGTGTCGACGACGGTGTGGTGTCGGCCGAGTTCGTCGCGCTCGACGCGGTGCGCTGGCACCACCTCGCGGTCCCGCTCGACGGCCTCGCCACACTGGACGAACTGGCCCGCGCCGTGCTGACGGCGGTGCGCGGCGCGGTCGAAGGTGTGCTCGACCGGCTGCATGCGATGCGCCTCACGCTGCAGGGCCGCTCGGCCCTGGCCGAACTTGAAGCGGCCCAGCCCGGCGTGCTCGACGCCGCCGTGCGTGCGGCGATGCAGGAGGTCAGCGAGGCCGACGTCTGGGTCGAGAAGGTCAAGCTCGACCTGCGTTCGCCGATCGACCGGCGCGGCGCGGCCGATCGCGGCGACGCGGTGGGCGAAGTGGTGCGCTTGACCGAGTGGCTGGCGGCGGACCCGGCGCGGTTGTCCGACTGGGTGGCCCAACAGCTCAAGGAACTGTCGTCCCAGCTCGGCGCCGAACTGGCCGCCGACGACCCGGCCCGCCTCGGCGCGGAGGAACTGCAGGCCTTGCTGTCCGACGCCGAAGCGACCGTGCTGGCCCAGTTGATGGATGCGGGAGCGGGTCGATGA
- a CDS encoding cytochrome b6 → MNSPVRRHRQRLASPVVVAALLGTVTLLLAAEGEDFPSLVKRLQRDKPQMAQRQQQLLASRYDLADRPAPGVTMSRGKPVQQGVRVRLPAGLTWDQLAALSPEEIKRRKLWPSGFLPLPHPHHEAGGMVFTRPLIDETRRQTGRDLTRFDLDFDLPQHLLPEFPPPIYLTTRPDLGDVSKGQLVTLDNFQALFKDILNPKQLEGLRLLVTPFPQQQFNATDDRRSLRPHLGVACLDCHANGHTNASTHTVGDIRPNEHRHRVDTPSLRGVNVQQLFGSQRALKTVEDFTEFEQRAAYFDGDATAAARKGINVLERGSQVHFMGEVQALLDFPPAPKLDLLGKLDPAKASPAELRGQQVFFGKGQCVACHTPPHYTDNLMHNLRVERFHDETLVNGRKASADGPIKTFPLRGIKDSPPYLHDDRLMTLDDSVEFFNLVLGVKLTEEEKKDLVAFLQTL, encoded by the coding sequence ATGAACTCTCCCGTGCGCCGCCACCGCCAGCGGCTTGCAAGCCCTGTCGTCGTCGCAGCCCTGCTGGGCACCGTCACGCTGTTGCTGGCGGCCGAAGGCGAAGACTTTCCCAGCCTCGTCAAGCGTTTGCAGCGCGACAAGCCGCAAATGGCCCAGCGCCAGCAGCAGTTGCTGGCGTCGCGTTACGACCTCGCCGACCGTCCGGCGCCGGGCGTCACGATGTCACGCGGCAAGCCGGTGCAGCAAGGCGTGCGGGTGCGCCTGCCGGCGGGCCTCACCTGGGACCAGCTGGCCGCCTTGAGTCCCGAGGAGATCAAGCGGCGCAAGCTGTGGCCGAGCGGTTTTCTGCCGCTGCCGCATCCTCACCACGAGGCCGGCGGCATGGTGTTCACGCGGCCCTTGATCGACGAGACCCGCCGCCAGACCGGGCGCGACCTGACCCGCTTCGACCTCGATTTCGACCTGCCGCAGCACCTGCTGCCCGAGTTCCCGCCGCCCATCTACCTCACCACCCGGCCCGACCTGGGCGATGTGTCGAAGGGCCAGCTGGTGACGCTGGACAACTTCCAGGCCTTGTTCAAGGACATCCTCAACCCCAAACAGCTGGAAGGCCTGCGCTTGCTCGTCACACCCTTCCCGCAGCAGCAGTTCAATGCCACCGACGACCGCCGATCGCTGCGGCCACACCTGGGCGTGGCCTGCCTCGATTGCCACGCCAACGGCCACACGAATGCCTCGACCCACACCGTCGGCGACATCCGTCCCAACGAACACCGGCACCGCGTCGACACGCCGTCGCTGCGCGGCGTCAACGTGCAGCAGCTGTTCGGCTCGCAGCGAGCGCTCAAGACGGTGGAAGACTTCACCGAATTCGAGCAGCGCGCCGCGTATTTCGACGGCGACGCCACCGCGGCCGCCCGCAAGGGCATCAACGTGCTGGAGCGCGGCAGCCAGGTGCACTTCATGGGCGAGGTCCAGGCCTTGCTCGATTTCCCGCCGGCGCCCAAGCTCGACCTGCTGGGCAAACTCGACCCGGCCAAGGCCAGCCCGGCCGAACTGCGCGGGCAGCAGGTATTTTTCGGCAAGGGCCAGTGCGTCGCCTGTCACACCCCGCCGCATTACACCGACAACCTGATGCACAACCTGCGCGTCGAGCGCTTTCACGACGAGACCTTGGTCAACGGCCGCAAGGCCAGCGCAGACGGCCCGATCAAGACCTTTCCGCTGCGCGGCATCAAGGACTCCCCGCCGTATCTGCATGACGACCGCCTGATGACGCTGGACGACAGCGTCGAGTTCTTCAACCTGGTGCTCGGTGTCAAGCTGACCGAAGAGGAGAAGAAAGACCTGGTGGCCTTCCTGCAGACCTTGTAG
- a CDS encoding gamma-glutamyl-gamma-aminobutyrate hydrolase family protein (Members of this family of hydrolases with an active site Cys residue belong to MEROPS family C26.), translating into MIRNPGAAGPSGLKRLATERDSSDSEGETSVRPQRQRTSNNPLAELGRPPQTRPTVAYRDCGHGTGAFWDHYTLQQTTGRPTTASHGADVTPTIQSTDPTKNKQNYNGGLPHNVNTTTGHGQGLLVVTGGNYGLTSETPRHPSHVPSGSAADRHGQRVAHEAELMKQAQLTGRPMVGICGGSWRVLESHGGSTQQLNPSTHQARAMPFIKKDGTISNNFTTHGMEIRPDTMLHSQTAWQRNEPMDVDGGAAARPTWHKNEDPIQHEVNTVHWAAAREDANGLVPNHPNPNPEMAAKLASLEVSARDTNHDFPYKGATPDGRPSHSVEAFESRSGAPVMGMQWHPEAYSSGHDDKPAAAMSQAALDYMAKAGDAYEARRTMTAAFKQGMQNNPPVQPAQGPNAAPQAAGWQATGRAPNRTA; encoded by the coding sequence ATGATCAGAAACCCCGGTGCCGCTGGCCCCTCGGGACTCAAACGCCTCGCCACCGAGCGCGACAGCAGCGACAGCGAAGGCGAAACCTCCGTCCGGCCGCAACGGCAGCGCACCTCGAACAACCCTCTGGCCGAGCTGGGGCGCCCGCCGCAGACCCGGCCGACGGTGGCCTACCGCGACTGCGGTCACGGCACCGGGGCCTTCTGGGACCACTACACGCTGCAGCAGACCACCGGGCGGCCGACCACCGCCTCGCATGGCGCCGACGTCACGCCCACCATTCAGTCCACCGACCCGACGAAGAACAAGCAGAACTACAACGGCGGCCTGCCTCATAACGTCAACACCACCACCGGCCATGGCCAGGGCCTGCTGGTGGTCACAGGCGGCAACTACGGCTTGACCAGCGAGACACCGCGCCATCCGTCGCACGTGCCGAGCGGCAGTGCCGCCGATCGCCACGGGCAACGCGTGGCGCACGAGGCCGAGCTGATGAAGCAGGCCCAGCTGACGGGGCGGCCGATGGTCGGCATCTGCGGCGGCTCCTGGCGGGTGCTGGAAAGCCACGGCGGATCGACCCAGCAGCTCAACCCCAGCACCCACCAGGCGCGGGCGATGCCGTTCATCAAGAAGGACGGCACCATCAGCAACAACTTCACCACCCACGGCATGGAGATCCGGCCCGATACGATGTTGCACAGCCAGACGGCCTGGCAGCGCAACGAGCCGATGGATGTCGACGGGGGCGCTGCGGCGCGCCCGACGTGGCACAAGAACGAGGACCCGATCCAGCACGAGGTGAACACGGTGCACTGGGCGGCCGCGCGCGAAGACGCCAACGGACTGGTGCCCAATCATCCGAACCCGAACCCGGAGATGGCGGCCAAGCTCGCCTCGCTGGAGGTGTCGGCGCGGGACACGAACCACGACTTCCCCTACAAGGGCGCGACGCCGGACGGCCGCCCGTCCCACTCGGTCGAGGCTTTCGAATCGCGCTCGGGCGCGCCCGTGATGGGCATGCAATGGCATCCCGAGGCGTATTCCAGCGGCCACGACGACAAGCCCGCCGCCGCGATGAGCCAGGCGGCGCTCGACTACATGGCCAAGGCCGGCGATGCCTACGAGGCGCGCCGCACGATGACGGCGGCCTTCAAGCAAGGCATGCAAAACAACCCGCCGGTACAGCCCGCGCAGGGGCCCAACGCCGCACCGCAGGCGGCGGGTTGGCAGGCGACCGGCCGCGCGCCGAACCGCACGGCCTAG